From the Streptomyces sp. Sge12 genome, the window GGCGAGGCGGCGCGCGGCCCGTAGCGGCGCGCCGGCGAGGAGATCCGCGGTGTCGGGGGACTTCAGGACGGCCGGCGAGGGCGCGGGGAGCCGCACCGGTTCCCCGCTCCGGATCGCGTGCGCGGCCGCGTCCAGGACCTCCCCGGCGGCGGCGAGCAGCTCGCGCACCCGGTCCCGGCCCGGCCCCTCGCCCGGTCCCCCCACGGCCGGATCGGCGAGCGAGGCCAGCACCGGCCGGATCCGCTCCGCGAGCCCGCGCGCCCCGTGCAGCTCGGCGGGGCGCCGCCGGGCCTGGCGGGCGGTGACGGTGGCGGCCGCCCGCGCCCGCATCAGGGGCGCCGGGTCGAAGGGCGCGACGGGGTCCTGGCGCAGCCGGCGGGCGTAGTCGGCCTCGGCGGCGAGCGCATCGGCGAGGGCGTCGCGCTGGGCGCCCCAGCGGCGGACGGGGAAGAACACGATCAGCAGGGCCTGCACCACCCCGCCCGCGGCGATCATCGCGGCGTGCCCGGCGGCCTGCGCCACGGAGGTCGGCAGGGTGACGGTGACGAGCATGACGGCGACGTTGCCGGAGGCGATGATCCCGGCGGTGGGACCGGCCGCCCACAGCAGGCCCGCCACGAGGGTCCAGGCGGCGAGCAGGGCGAGGAACAGCCCGGTGTGCGAAGCGCCGACGAGGTAGCCGACGAAGGTGGACACGGCCAGGGTCAGGCCGGAGGCGAGGGCGAGGACCGGACGGGGGCGCCAGCTCTGCTGGAAGGTGGCGATGGCGGCCATGAACGCGCCGAAGGCGGAACTGGCCGCCGCGCCGGGACCCAGAAGGGCCAGTCCGGCACCGATGACGAGGGCGAGGCCGACAGCGGCCCGCAGGGCGGCGAGGGGTTCGAGGCGGGCCCGCTCGACGGTCAGACCCGAGCGGGCGGTGCCCTTCAGTGCCCGGAGCCAGCTCATGGCGCCGAGCGTAACGGTTTTCAGGACTTCTTCAGATTTGTCCCGACCCGGGGTGTGCGTGTTCCATGAGCCGGTCGTTCGAAAAGAATCCGACTCGTCCGAAGGGTGGAACGCCCGTGTTCCGCAACGCCGTCCAGCCCTGGCACGTGCTCCTGGTCCTGGTGGTCTGCCTGTTGGTGTTCGGTTCCAAGAAGCTCCCCGACATGGCCCGCTCACTGGGCAGGTCGATGCGCATCCTGAAGTCGGAGGCACACGCCCTGCGCACGGACACCCCGGGCACGCCGGAACGGCACGACGGCCCCTAGGCCGTCTCTTCCGGATCCTGTCGGGCCCGGCCCGCCGGGCTCACCCGACAAGATCCGGAAGAGACGGCCTAGCCCCGCGGCAGCGGTCGGCGCCGGCCGCCCATGTGGGCGCGGTCGGCGGCCGCCGTGCCGTCCTCCCAGCCCGCGTGGTCGGTCGCGCCGCGCAGCCGGGTCGTCGTGGTCCGCGGGAACATCTCGTCCGCGCGCGAAGTGACCGCCACGTCCCGGGCCACCAGGGCCGGCAGGTTGTCGGGGGCCTCCGTCGCCGTGTGCTCGGCGGTCTCGGCCAGCCGGTGGCCGAGCCGGCTCGCGTAGGCGAGCAGGAAGGACTGCCTGAAGGTCTTCGTCCGCCTGCGCCCGCCGGAGCGCTGCGCAGCCTCCGCGCGGGTCATCGCCGCCGTGCCCTGCACGAGCAGCGAGGTGTAAAGCAGCTCCACCGCCTCCAGGTCGCTCTCGAAACCGACCACCGTGGAGAACTCGAAGCCGCTGTTCCACACCGCCCGGCAGCGGTTGGCGGTGGCCACCGCGTCGAGCAGCACCGCCTTCGCCTCCTCGTACGGCGGCTCGACGCCGATCCGGCAGGCCCCCGGGACCTGCTTCGGGCCGCCGCCGCGGGCGGCCAGCAGCGCCTCGTCCACGGTGTGCCGGGCCATCAGCTCCTGGGCCTTGGCGCTGAGTGCCTCCGCCTCCTCCGGGAAGGTGGTCGCCTCGGCCTTGGCGAGCAGCGCCCGGATCCGGCCCAGCATGCGCGGCTCGATGTGGGCGTGCTCGGCGAGGGCGTCGGCCGGGTCACCGGGCAGCGGACCCACCGGCTCGATCGAGGGCAGCCGTATCAGCAGCCGCAGCACCTCCAGGAAGGCGGTGGCCAGCGTGAACCGGTCGGCCCGTTCCCGCTGCGCGAGCCGGTCGGCGTACTCCTCGTCGCCCGCCCACCACACCTCGCCCGCACCCCAGCGCGCCGGGAGCCGCGCGTAGCGGCGCGCCTCGGCGGCGATGAGGTCCCCGGTGATGCGCAGGTGCCGCTCGTCGAGGTCCCGCCGGACCAGCCGCAGTACGTCCGCCGGCTGCCAGCCCCGCTCCCAGCCCTGGCGCACGTACGCCTCCCCGCGCGCGAGCAGCTCCCGCCCGACCGCGGCCCAGCCGCCCTGATCGGCGACGAGCAACGAGGCCCCGGTGTCCAGCCCGGCGTCGTCCTGGGCGTAGAGGGCTGCGGCGAAGGCTCGATCGACGATCTCGGCAAGGTCTCTCACACCCCCAGTCTCCCAGCCCACCCGATCCAGCCCCGCCGGCGTTTGAGGCGCGGGGCCCGGGGCGGAGCCCCGCTGTCCCAGCCCCGCCGGCATTTGAGGCGCGGGCCCGGGGCGGAGCTCCGCTGTCCCAGCCCCGCCGGCATTTGAGGCACGGGGCCCGGGGCGGAGCCCCGCTGTCCCAGCCCCACCGGCGCCTGAGGCACGGGGCCCGGGGCGGAGCCCCGCTGTCCCAGCCCCGCCGGCATTTGAGGCACGGGGCCCGGGGCGGAGCCCCGCTGTCCCAGCCCCGCCGGCGTTTGAGGCGCGGGGCCCGGGGCGGAGCCCCGCAACGGCGCCGCACCCGGCACGCCCCCGCACCACGGCCCGGCACGCCGACCCCCCCTGTCAGACCCCGGTGGGACACTCGCACCCATGAGCGACCGCACCCCCCGCTGGGCCCTCGCCGAGGACGGCGACGGGTGGTGGCACGCCGCGCCCGTACCCCCCGCGGACGGAGTCCGGCTCCGCGTCCGCGACCCCGCCGAGGCGATCCGCGCCGCCCCGCCCGGCACCCGCTGGGTCTGGCGGTCCACCGCCGCCGTATATCCCCGCCTGCTCGCCGCAGGCACCCGCGTCGAGCGGTGCCACGACATCGAGGGCGCCGAGCTGCTGCTCCTCGGCCACGAGGGCCGCTCGGGCGAACCCCGCTCCGCGGCCGCGGCCTGGGCCCGGCTCACCCACACCCCCGTGCCGCCCGATCCGCGCCCGCGCGCCGCCGAGCCCCGCGCCCAGGACTCCCTCTTCGACCCGCAGCCCACCCCCGTCCCCCTGGACGCCCTGCTCGCCATCCACGCCGACCAGGCGAAGCGGCTCGATGCCACCGACCGCCCCGACCGGATGCGGCTGCTCATCGCCGCCGAGTCGGCGGCCTTCCTCGTCGCCGCCGAGATGAACCGCGCCGGTCTGCCCTGGCGGGCCGATGTGCACCGCGCCCTGCTGACCGAGCTGCTCGGCGAGCGGTACGCGGGCGGCGGGGAGCCCCGGCGTCTCGCCGAGCTGGCCGACCGGGTGTCCGCCGCCTTCGGCAGACGCGTGCGCCCCGATCTGCCCGCCGACGTCATCAAGGCCTTCGCCGGGGCCGGGATCAAGCTCAGGTCCACCCGCCGCTGGGAGATCCAGGAGCTGGACCATCCCGCCGTCGAGCCGTTGATCGAGTACAAGAAGCTGTACCGGATCTACACCGCCCACGGCTGGTCCTGGCTCGCGGACTGGGTCCGCGACGGCCGCTTCCGCCCGGAGTTCATCCCCGGCGGCACCCTGACCGGCCGCTGGGTCACGAACGGCGGCGGGGCCCTGCAGATCCCCAAGGTGATCCGCCGGGCGGTGGTCGCCGACCCGGGCTGGCGGCTCGTCGTCGCCGACGCCGACCAGATGG encodes:
- the tatA gene encoding Sec-independent protein translocase subunit TatA, with translation MFRNAVQPWHVLLVLVVCLLVFGSKKLPDMARSLGRSMRILKSEAHALRTDTPGTPERHDGP
- a CDS encoding DUF2786 domain-containing protein — protein: MRDLAEIVDRAFAAALYAQDDAGLDTGASLLVADQGGWAAVGRELLARGEAYVRQGWERGWQPADVLRLVRRDLDERHLRITGDLIAAEARRYARLPARWGAGEVWWAGDEEYADRLAQRERADRFTLATAFLEVLRLLIRLPSIEPVGPLPGDPADALAEHAHIEPRMLGRIRALLAKAEATTFPEEAEALSAKAQELMARHTVDEALLAARGGGPKQVPGACRIGVEPPYEEAKAVLLDAVATANRCRAVWNSGFEFSTVVGFESDLEAVELLYTSLLVQGTAAMTRAEAAQRSGGRRRTKTFRQSFLLAYASRLGHRLAETAEHTATEAPDNLPALVARDVAVTSRADEMFPRTTTTRLRGATDHAGWEDGTAAADRAHMGGRRRPLPRG
- a CDS encoding bifunctional 3'-5' exonuclease/DNA polymerase, which encodes MSDRTPRWALAEDGDGWWHAAPVPPADGVRLRVRDPAEAIRAAPPGTRWVWRSTAAVYPRLLAAGTRVERCHDIEGAELLLLGHEGRSGEPRSAAAAWARLTHTPVPPDPRPRAAEPRAQDSLFDPQPTPVPLDALLAIHADQAKRLDATDRPDRMRLLIAAESAAFLVAAEMNRAGLPWRADVHRALLTELLGERYAGGGEPRRLAELADRVSAAFGRRVRPDLPADVIKAFAGAGIKLRSTRRWEIQELDHPAVEPLIEYKKLYRIYTAHGWSWLADWVRDGRFRPEFIPGGTLTGRWVTNGGGALQIPKVIRRAVVADPGWRLVVADADQMEPRVLAAISRDPAFMEVAGETTDLYTAVSRQGFSGDRDKAKIAVLGAVYGQTSGDGLKNLAALRRRFPLAVAYVDDAAKAGEEGRLVRTWLGRTCPPPAGSGERDETGDGGVDPGEGYGEGEAGAPQDREDGWTPSYASTNTRARGRFTRNFVVQGSAADWALLLLAALRQATAGMRAELVFFQHDEVIVHCPAEEAEAVVEAIRAAGDRAGRIAFGDTPVRFPFTTAVVECYADAK